The Streptomyces avermitilis MA-4680 = NBRC 14893 genome contains a region encoding:
- a CDS encoding SAM-dependent methyltransferase produces the protein MMAVPEQTPPSSLEVGDYYDRLTDLMNRALGGNTHLGYWPQPGDGSSPGKAADRLTDLLIGKLRGITGRRVLDVGCGSGKPAVRLALSAPVDVVGVTVSEVQVGLATALAKQSHVADRVVFTRADAMELPFPDGSFDAAWALECLLHMPSPAQVIREIARVLRPGGRLAVTDVALRAFGRTGMKRGECTSQLLAVPALVHIDEYAGMIADAGLELHELTDIGDQVVGPSFAALRDHVNEHLDEYAAAFGIGVAEMRKVVAQCTTLPWTPDIGYVVLTARRPGE, from the coding sequence ATGATGGCCGTCCCGGAGCAGACCCCGCCCTCTTCCCTGGAAGTGGGGGACTACTACGACCGTTTGACCGACCTCATGAATCGTGCGCTGGGTGGGAACACCCACCTCGGATACTGGCCGCAGCCGGGGGACGGCAGTTCACCGGGCAAGGCCGCCGACCGGCTCACCGATCTCCTCATCGGCAAGCTGAGAGGCATCACGGGCCGCCGGGTCCTGGACGTCGGCTGCGGTTCCGGAAAGCCGGCGGTGCGGCTCGCCCTGAGCGCGCCCGTCGATGTCGTCGGCGTGACGGTGAGCGAGGTTCAGGTCGGGCTGGCGACCGCTCTCGCGAAGCAGTCGCACGTGGCGGACCGGGTCGTGTTCACCCGTGCCGACGCGATGGAACTGCCGTTTCCCGACGGGTCCTTCGACGCGGCGTGGGCCCTGGAGTGTCTCCTGCACATGCCCAGCCCCGCACAGGTGATCCGGGAGATCGCCCGGGTGCTCCGCCCCGGCGGCCGGCTGGCCGTCACGGACGTCGCACTGCGCGCCTTCGGGCGGACCGGCATGAAGCGCGGGGAGTGCACGTCCCAGTTGCTCGCGGTCCCGGCCCTGGTGCACATCGACGAGTACGCCGGAATGATCGCCGACGCCGGGCTGGAACTGCATGAGCTGACCGACATCGGCGATCAGGTCGTCGGCCCCTCTTTCGCCGCGCTGCGTGACCACGTGAACGAGCACCTCGACGAGTACGCGGCGGCCTTCGGGATCGGCGTCGCGGAGATGCGGAAGGTGGTTGCACAGTGCACGACGCTCCCCTGGACGCCGGACATCGGCTATGTCGTGCTGACCGCCCGGCGCCCGGGGGAGTGA
- a CDS encoding sensor histidine kinase, producing the protein MHAGTAVDPDDHPILARRLSRRRLIALDGVLVFAYACALLSTGPTGISSSSAPPLPAPVPWERLVLIAAATAPVAVRRIWPLPVFAVVLAVTAVAVVRDAAWDPFLSAAFALYTVAVTVPSRHWWQRWLPGLAIALLTVAGLAGAARAGEAFWWRGSPGLLLLGFAALLGAWQLGRAARQRRAFAVRAAEQLAQRAVTEERLRIARELHDVVTHSMGLIAVKVGVANHVLHIRPQEAYDALQVIERTSRTALNDMRRMLGVLRTSEGERQSAALGPLPGALALPDLVGQAGAQLTMRGVESLPDGVALAVYRIVQEALTNVAKHAGPEARCRVAVDANGHGVRLEITDDGGDRSPLAPKPGGHGIVGMRERVALYGGTFAAGPRPEGGFAVHASLPYEENT; encoded by the coding sequence GTGCATGCAGGTACCGCGGTGGACCCCGACGACCATCCGATCCTGGCCCGGCGACTGAGCCGGCGCCGACTCATCGCCCTGGACGGCGTGCTCGTATTCGCCTACGCATGCGCGCTGCTGTCGACCGGGCCGACAGGCATCTCGTCGTCGTCCGCGCCGCCGCTCCCGGCCCCGGTGCCGTGGGAGCGGCTCGTGCTCATCGCCGCGGCCACTGCGCCTGTCGCCGTACGGCGGATCTGGCCGTTGCCCGTGTTCGCGGTCGTGCTGGCGGTGACCGCCGTGGCCGTCGTGCGGGACGCGGCGTGGGACCCGTTCCTGTCGGCGGCGTTCGCCCTCTACACCGTCGCCGTCACGGTGCCCTCGCGCCACTGGTGGCAACGCTGGTTACCCGGCCTGGCGATCGCTTTGCTGACCGTGGCCGGCCTTGCCGGAGCAGCGCGTGCCGGCGAGGCCTTCTGGTGGCGCGGCAGCCCCGGTCTGCTGCTGCTCGGCTTCGCCGCACTGCTCGGCGCCTGGCAACTGGGACGCGCCGCGCGGCAGAGGCGCGCATTCGCCGTCCGGGCGGCCGAGCAGCTCGCACAACGGGCCGTCACGGAGGAACGCCTGCGGATAGCCCGCGAACTGCATGACGTCGTCACGCACAGCATGGGCCTGATCGCGGTCAAGGTCGGCGTCGCCAACCACGTGTTGCACATCAGGCCGCAGGAGGCGTACGACGCGCTCCAGGTCATCGAACGCACGAGCCGCACCGCGCTGAACGACATGCGCCGGATGCTCGGTGTGCTGCGTACGTCCGAGGGTGAGCGGCAGTCAGCGGCTCTCGGCCCGCTGCCTGGCGCCCTTGCTCTCCCTGACCTCGTCGGGCAGGCCGGCGCGCAGCTGACTATGCGCGGTGTCGAGAGTCTGCCCGACGGAGTCGCGCTGGCCGTCTACCGGATCGTGCAGGAGGCGCTCACCAATGTCGCCAAGCACGCCGGCCCGGAGGCCCGCTGCCGGGTGGCGGTCGATGCGAACGGCCACGGCGTCCGGCTCGAGATAACCGACGACGGAGGCGACCGGAGCCCCCTCGCGCCGAAGCCCGGCGGCCACGGAATCGTCGGCATGCGCGAACGCGTCGCCCTGTACGGCGGCACCTTCGCCGCCGGACCGCGTCCAGAGGGCGGCTTCGCGGTACACGCGTCCCTGCCGTACGAGGAGAACACATGA
- a CDS encoding SDR family oxidoreductase produces MRECGRGIPVAVTRMVESLITSGTPCLLSEKGNFIVADLKGRAALVTGASRGIGRAIAQRLAAEGLLVAVHYGSQEKAAAETVEAIERVGGEAFPVRADLRRDDAVDTLFAEVENRLDGRPLHVLVNNAGVQSPPAPEGAGGKGEDVTSVSGVTAAEFDHLFRINVRAPFFIIQRALRLIGEGGRVINVSSALTRIAWPLLPYAMSKGALEMIAPRLALELGARGITVNTVAPGITATDMNRAMRDVPGVEERISALTALRRLGRPGDIAGVVAFLASDEGRWVTGQLVDASGGLCIAPAMS; encoded by the coding sequence GTGCGTGAGTGCGGCCGCGGTATTCCCGTTGCCGTCACTCGAATGGTGGAATCGCTCATCACTTCAGGAACACCGTGCCTGCTTTCCGAAAAGGGGAATTTCATCGTGGCGGATCTCAAGGGAAGGGCGGCTCTCGTCACCGGAGCCTCACGCGGAATCGGCAGGGCGATTGCCCAACGGCTCGCCGCGGAAGGTCTTCTGGTGGCCGTTCACTACGGCAGCCAGGAAAAGGCGGCCGCGGAAACGGTCGAGGCCATCGAACGGGTCGGCGGGGAGGCCTTCCCGGTCCGGGCCGACCTCCGCCGCGACGACGCCGTCGACACCCTGTTCGCAGAAGTCGAGAACCGTCTGGACGGGCGCCCGCTCCATGTCCTGGTGAACAACGCCGGGGTGCAGTCGCCCCCCGCACCGGAGGGAGCCGGGGGAAAGGGTGAGGACGTCACCAGCGTCTCCGGCGTCACCGCCGCGGAGTTCGATCACCTGTTCAGGATCAATGTGCGGGCCCCGTTCTTCATCATCCAGCGGGCCCTGCGGCTCATCGGTGAGGGCGGACGCGTCATCAACGTCTCGTCCGCCCTCACCCGGATCGCCTGGCCGCTCCTGCCGTACGCCATGAGCAAGGGTGCCCTGGAAATGATCGCGCCGCGCCTGGCCCTTGAGCTCGGCGCGCGCGGCATCACGGTCAACACCGTCGCTCCCGGGATCACCGCCACCGACATGAACCGCGCGATGCGCGATGTGCCCGGGGTCGAGGAACGCATTTCCGCCCTCACCGCGCTGCGCCGCCTGGGGCGTCCAGGGGACATCGCCGGTGTGGTGGCCTTCCTCGCCTCCGACGAAGGCCGTTGGGTCACCGGTCAGTTGGTGGATGCGAGTGGGGGGCTGTGCATCGCGCCCGCCATGTCGTGA
- a CDS encoding response regulator has product MTRPADPPGAPVRVLIADDQALLRGSLRVLVDTEPGLVATSEAATGTEAVRLARQDPPDVVLMDVRMPEMDGIEATRQICGSPETADVKVLILTMFDLDEYVYAALRAGASGFLLKDTPPSELLAAVRVIAAGEALLAPAVTRRLIAEFVHRPEPSRPLRRTLDGVTEREREVLTLIACGLSNTEIAERLYLGIATVKTHVSHLLTKLATRDRAQLVIVAYESGLVTVARPPIGS; this is encoded by the coding sequence ATGACCCGGCCCGCCGATCCGCCCGGTGCCCCGGTCCGGGTCCTCATCGCCGACGACCAGGCGCTGCTGCGCGGCAGCCTGCGGGTGCTCGTCGACACCGAGCCCGGCCTGGTGGCCACGTCGGAGGCGGCGACCGGCACGGAGGCGGTGCGGCTTGCCCGGCAGGATCCGCCGGACGTGGTCCTGATGGACGTGCGGATGCCCGAAATGGATGGCATCGAGGCGACCCGGCAGATCTGCGGTTCCCCCGAGACCGCGGACGTCAAAGTGCTGATCCTGACGATGTTCGACCTGGACGAGTACGTCTACGCCGCGCTGCGGGCCGGTGCCAGCGGCTTCCTGCTGAAGGACACGCCGCCCAGCGAGTTGCTCGCGGCGGTACGGGTCATCGCCGCCGGCGAGGCGCTGCTGGCACCGGCCGTGACGCGGCGCCTGATCGCGGAGTTCGTCCACCGCCCGGAGCCCTCGCGACCGCTGCGTCGCACCCTGGACGGCGTGACCGAGCGCGAACGTGAAGTCCTCACCCTCATCGCCTGCGGCCTGTCCAACACCGAGATCGCCGAGCGGCTGTATCTCGGCATTGCCACCGTGAAGACCCACGTCAGCCACCTGCTCACCAAGCTCGCCACCCGCGATCGCGCTCAGTTGGTGATCGTCGCGTACGAGAGCGGCCTGGTCACGGTGGCGCGACCACCGATCGGTTCCTGA
- a CDS encoding peptidoglycan recognition protein family protein → MSSALARLSAAALGQPPPQPPRIGIEIHQVLIRPRVPRPDEPALTEVDQFGSLAGLVVGPLPADFTLVTIGRVTVDGRGTDALRVAAEVDRAYLTGETAWVLPPTSAGYFRQETRVDLRTDLPSPRYLDYRILAGTPRRVAAEQPVRLETATLDGFLELAEEGESERPAGRTHLEYLTSVRKLRVDSELDQYRQRMIQNRRNIPPYDQTPGSSWELPRRAARLAALLRVQHGFERLDLAQVLAGIDGADRQTPGPLDPAPRADLALTWSGDLGRALAAYVRARHAPGVPAADRGRSLDHWVARHASTPRLLGDIDGVNLGESFDPHRSLAAQLREYYDGAVDRRCTAFVAATRTSAGAPALPLAPGFGPPRFADAAVGFVAGEIVAFAVDFLRFALGGAFESVRSRAEAMLAPDSPEVLQLTHRLLHFVEAGLAAELSPPSDTALVILRRDGSPIPGFTVRLIPPSGGRHSGIAATTDALGTLMVPDAGTRAWTVACADHELAPAAEATDPVPVTELRPGRTPLDLPRHHRLPPGTTTELVAREVLVLVCPRCDAALRVVEPPPRSLECPRDGYDLSELRTTVITDIGRFNAPVSGQRPHRTPLRLTSCGTRPVDTAHGPVAACWDESRFLHPASGDYELWAMTPRGPLTVSVVGRATWGAAPPQIDPPLRTWDFHEAASGPLAPPPYRGSPVPLSENRPLASVYRWITIHHSADPVTYTHEGPRTIQRAHFADDKADIGYHYIIDGAGTIYEGRPLGIEGSHAELFNAGNLGIVLTGDFGPRWQNQWARYDHPTPKQLTTLDVLVDVLAVRFGISSVWGHQPRKKQSRAPASTQCPGEYLMSHVDELRLVYPGDPF, encoded by the coding sequence GTGAGTTCCGCACTGGCACGGCTGTCAGCGGCGGCGCTGGGGCAGCCGCCGCCCCAGCCGCCCCGGATCGGCATCGAGATCCACCAGGTGCTGATCCGGCCGCGCGTACCGCGCCCGGACGAGCCTGCGCTGACCGAGGTCGACCAGTTCGGCAGCCTGGCCGGGCTCGTCGTCGGGCCGCTGCCCGCCGACTTCACGCTGGTGACGATCGGCCGGGTGACCGTGGACGGGCGGGGCACGGACGCGTTGCGCGTGGCGGCCGAAGTCGACCGGGCCTACCTCACCGGGGAGACGGCCTGGGTGCTGCCGCCCACCTCGGCCGGCTACTTCCGGCAGGAGACCCGCGTCGATCTGCGGACCGACCTGCCGTCTCCTCGCTACCTGGACTACCGAATCCTGGCCGGCACTCCCCGGCGTGTGGCCGCCGAACAGCCGGTCCGACTGGAGACGGCGACCCTCGACGGTTTCCTCGAACTCGCCGAGGAGGGCGAGAGCGAGCGTCCCGCGGGCAGGACCCACCTCGAGTACCTGACCTCGGTGCGCAAGCTCCGGGTGGATTCCGAACTGGACCAGTACCGGCAGCGGATGATCCAGAACCGGCGGAACATCCCCCCGTACGACCAGACGCCGGGCTCGTCCTGGGAGCTGCCCCGCCGGGCCGCCCGGCTGGCCGCGCTGCTGCGGGTGCAGCACGGCTTCGAGCGGCTCGACCTGGCGCAGGTGCTGGCCGGCATCGACGGGGCCGACCGGCAGACGCCCGGCCCCCTGGACCCGGCCCCTCGAGCGGATCTCGCCCTCACCTGGAGCGGTGACCTCGGGCGCGCCCTCGCCGCGTACGTCCGCGCCCGCCACGCGCCCGGGGTGCCGGCCGCGGACCGCGGTCGGTCGCTGGACCACTGGGTCGCCCGCCACGCTTCGACGCCGCGGCTGCTGGGCGACATCGACGGGGTGAACCTCGGCGAGTCCTTCGACCCGCACCGCTCGCTGGCGGCGCAGCTGCGTGAGTACTACGACGGCGCCGTGGACCGGCGTTGCACCGCGTTCGTCGCCGCCACCAGGACCAGTGCCGGAGCGCCGGCGCTCCCCCTGGCACCTGGCTTCGGCCCGCCTCGCTTCGCCGACGCCGCGGTCGGCTTCGTCGCCGGGGAGATCGTCGCGTTCGCCGTCGACTTCCTGCGCTTCGCACTCGGCGGCGCGTTCGAGAGCGTGCGCAGCCGTGCCGAGGCCATGCTCGCGCCGGACTCTCCCGAGGTACTGCAACTGACACACCGCTTGCTGCACTTCGTCGAGGCGGGGCTGGCCGCCGAACTCTCACCACCGTCGGACACGGCCCTGGTGATCCTGCGCCGCGACGGCAGCCCGATCCCCGGATTCACCGTACGGCTCATCCCGCCATCGGGAGGACGGCATTCCGGGATCGCGGCCACGACGGACGCGCTGGGCACCCTCATGGTTCCCGACGCCGGGACGCGTGCCTGGACGGTCGCCTGCGCCGACCACGAGCTGGCACCCGCCGCCGAAGCCACCGACCCCGTGCCCGTGACCGAACTGCGGCCCGGCCGCACGCCACTCGATCTGCCCCGCCACCACCGGCTCCCGCCCGGTACGACGACGGAGCTGGTCGCCCGCGAGGTGCTCGTTCTCGTCTGCCCCCGGTGCGATGCGGCGCTCAGGGTCGTGGAACCGCCGCCGCGCTCCCTCGAATGCCCCCGCGACGGCTACGACCTGTCGGAACTCCGCACCACCGTGATCACCGACATCGGCCGGTTCAACGCGCCGGTCTCGGGGCAGCGCCCGCACCGGACTCCCCTGAGGCTGACGTCCTGCGGCACCCGGCCGGTCGACACCGCGCACGGCCCCGTCGCCGCCTGCTGGGACGAGTCGCGCTTCCTGCATCCGGCGAGCGGCGACTACGAGTTGTGGGCCATGACACCGCGAGGGCCGCTGACCGTGTCCGTCGTCGGCCGCGCCACCTGGGGGGCGGCCCCGCCGCAGATCGACCCCCCGCTGCGTACCTGGGATTTCCACGAGGCCGCCTCCGGCCCCCTCGCGCCACCGCCCTACCGCGGCAGTCCCGTACCGCTCAGCGAGAACCGGCCCCTGGCCTCCGTCTACCGCTGGATCACCATCCACCACTCGGCCGACCCCGTCACGTACACGCATGAGGGCCCGCGCACGATCCAGCGGGCGCACTTCGCGGACGACAAGGCCGACATCGGTTACCACTACATCATCGACGGCGCCGGGACGATCTACGAGGGGCGGCCACTCGGCATCGAGGGCTCACACGCTGAACTCTTCAACGCCGGCAATCTCGGCATCGTGCTCACCGGCGACTTCGGACCGCGCTGGCAGAACCAGTGGGCACGCTACGACCACCCGACGCCCAAGCAACTCACAACACTCGACGTCCTCGTGGACGTCCTGGCCGTCCGCTTCGGCATCAGCAGCGTCTGGGGCCACCAGCCGCGCAAGAAGCAGTCCCGGGCCCCGGCATCCACCCAGTGCCCCGGTGAGTACCTCATGAGCCATGTCGACGAACTGCGCCTCGTGTACCCGGGTGATCCATTCTGA
- a CDS encoding helix-turn-helix transcriptional regulator: MQGVSCLHPPRKPEELTLVDRETQFRALRLALTECAAGTVKLLVAEGGMGCGKSTFLGEALHTAAASGFAVLRAAGLPADHRQPLGVLQQLLNDPAPEDTARTAVRPMPVQHVRGALERLAAGAPLAIGIDDVQDADPESLHCLMRLTRHSPTSRILLLCTALACSPAADPVLEAELMRQTAFERITLDCLSLDGVTGLVSDRCARPTAPPPADYCLTVTGGNPLLLRALLEEHSEADAPSAPRPAEPSALHSPPQAAPPRPVVGGRFYQSVLACLSRTETAIRQTAGALAVLGGRARADLLPQLLGASPASVTRGLRALEATGLTTSGRFRHPVAEAAALDALDPSRRAHLHRRAAALQHHDGAAPRDVARHLLAARHAAGPWAVSVLRDAAEQSLAQDDVASAVSCLELAYGACVRERERPEIRIRLAAAFGRTNIAVAEEHLADLVATLREGELTGHQTALLVPLLVNHGRLGEAREAMDRLNAADDARGLCADGGFPMAAPWPSTAHLAARRDPAARRDPGTRRDPADKPFLPRQSGAPQPRPEDGRGQQPTAALWALPGNGTSEAAAHAAEQVLRSSPLTDSTLVLLVNAVRILARTGRYDTADIWCHRLLGEATRRRCPGWQAHLLAVRAELSLCRGLLADAKECAQRALTHVPGHSRSVFAGGPLACQVLACTAMGRYDEATQLLSHPVPEALFHSVYGLGYLRARGHFHLAMNRLPAAVRDFLTAGRVAREWGLDHPVLLPWRTDAAEAFLRLGETKRADQLLTEQLVSPHSGNPYVRGTALRLRAQTAAPAERLRLLSEAVSDLQSSGDRLALARALADLGAAYHSRNEPVRASATVRRAWQLAKECGAQALCDSILPSRGTKDRGPDGRAAATEALLSESEMRVATLAAGGNTNREIAGRLCVTVSTVEQHLTRVYRKLNITRRRELPTRLRHLADQAN, encoded by the coding sequence ATGCAGGGAGTTTCCTGTCTGCACCCCCCTCGGAAACCAGAAGAACTCACGCTCGTCGACCGGGAAACACAGTTCCGCGCGCTGCGGCTGGCCCTTACCGAATGCGCGGCCGGCACGGTGAAACTGCTCGTCGCCGAGGGCGGAATGGGCTGTGGAAAGAGTACGTTCCTGGGCGAGGCACTGCACACCGCCGCCGCCTCCGGCTTCGCCGTCCTGCGTGCCGCCGGGCTTCCCGCGGACCACCGGCAACCCCTCGGCGTACTGCAGCAACTGCTGAACGACCCCGCCCCCGAGGACACCGCCCGCACCGCCGTCCGCCCCATGCCGGTGCAACACGTCCGCGGCGCCCTCGAACGCCTCGCCGCCGGCGCCCCGCTGGCGATCGGCATCGACGACGTACAGGACGCGGACCCGGAGTCGCTGCACTGTCTGATGCGCCTCACCCGCCACTCCCCCACCTCGCGGATCCTGCTGCTGTGCACCGCCCTGGCGTGCAGTCCGGCCGCCGACCCGGTACTCGAAGCCGAGCTGATGCGTCAGACCGCCTTCGAACGCATCACGCTGGACTGCCTGTCCCTGGACGGAGTGACCGGGCTGGTCTCGGACCGCTGCGCGCGGCCCACGGCGCCCCCGCCGGCGGACTACTGCCTGACCGTCACCGGGGGCAACCCGCTGCTGCTGCGGGCCCTGCTCGAAGAGCACAGCGAGGCCGACGCCCCCTCGGCACCCCGCCCGGCGGAGCCCTCCGCGCTGCACTCCCCGCCGCAGGCCGCCCCGCCGCGCCCGGTCGTCGGCGGCCGCTTCTACCAGTCCGTACTGGCCTGCCTGTCCCGCACGGAGACGGCGATCAGGCAGACGGCCGGCGCCCTCGCCGTCCTCGGCGGGCGTGCGCGCGCCGACCTGCTCCCCCAACTGCTCGGCGCGAGTCCCGCGTCGGTCACCCGGGGGCTGCGTGCGCTGGAGGCGACGGGGCTGACCACCTCCGGCCGTTTCCGGCACCCGGTGGCCGAGGCCGCCGCGCTCGACGCACTGGACCCGAGCCGCCGTGCCCACCTGCACCGCCGAGCGGCGGCGCTGCAGCACCACGACGGCGCGGCGCCGCGGGACGTCGCCCGCCACCTTCTCGCGGCCCGCCATGCGGCGGGCCCCTGGGCGGTGTCCGTGCTGCGTGACGCCGCCGAGCAGTCGCTGGCGCAGGACGACGTGGCGTCGGCGGTCTCCTGCCTGGAACTCGCCTACGGGGCCTGTGTCCGGGAACGGGAACGTCCGGAGATCAGGATCAGGCTCGCCGCCGCTTTCGGGCGCACCAACATCGCGGTGGCGGAAGAGCACCTCGCCGACCTGGTCGCCACCTTGCGGGAAGGAGAATTGACCGGCCATCAGACGGCTTTACTCGTCCCTCTGCTCGTCAACCACGGCCGCCTCGGCGAAGCGCGGGAGGCGATGGACCGGCTCAACGCCGCCGACGACGCGCGCGGCCTGTGCGCGGACGGCGGCTTCCCGATGGCCGCTCCGTGGCCGTCGACCGCACACCTCGCCGCACGCCGCGATCCCGCCGCGCGCCGCGATCCCGGCACCCGCCGCGATCCCGCCGACAAGCCGTTCCTGCCCCGGCAGTCCGGTGCCCCGCAGCCCCGGCCGGAGGACGGCCGTGGCCAGCAGCCGACAGCGGCCTTGTGGGCCCTGCCCGGAAACGGCACCAGCGAGGCGGCCGCACACGCCGCGGAACAGGTACTGCGGTCCTCCCCGCTCACCGACAGCACCCTCGTGCTCCTGGTGAACGCCGTGCGGATCCTCGCCCGCACGGGCCGGTACGACACCGCGGACATCTGGTGCCACCGCCTGCTCGGCGAGGCCACCCGTCGCCGTTGTCCCGGCTGGCAGGCGCACCTCCTGGCGGTGCGGGCCGAACTCTCGCTGTGCCGTGGCCTGCTCGCCGACGCCAAGGAGTGCGCCCAGCGCGCACTGACACACGTACCGGGGCACAGCCGCAGCGTCTTCGCGGGCGGTCCGCTGGCCTGCCAGGTCCTCGCCTGCACCGCGATGGGACGCTACGACGAAGCCACGCAACTGCTCAGCCATCCGGTTCCCGAGGCGCTGTTCCACAGTGTGTACGGCCTGGGGTACCTGCGGGCCCGGGGCCATTTCCACCTGGCCATGAACCGCCTGCCCGCCGCCGTCCGCGACTTCCTCACCGCCGGCCGGGTGGCGCGGGAGTGGGGACTGGACCATCCGGTGCTGCTGCCCTGGCGTACGGACGCCGCGGAGGCGTTCCTCCGGCTCGGGGAAACGAAGAGGGCCGACCAACTCCTCACCGAACAGCTCGTCTCCCCGCACAGCGGCAACCCGTACGTCCGCGGCACCGCGCTGCGCCTGCGGGCCCAGACCGCGGCGCCGGCGGAACGGCTCCGGCTGCTGAGCGAGGCGGTCAGTGACCTCCAGAGCTCCGGCGACCGCCTGGCGCTGGCCCGCGCACTGGCCGATCTCGGCGCCGCGTATCACAGCCGGAACGAGCCCGTACGGGCGAGCGCCACGGTCCGCCGCGCCTGGCAGCTGGCCAAGGAGTGCGGAGCCCAGGCCCTGTGCGACAGCATCCTGCCCAGTCGCGGCACCAAGGACCGGGGGCCCGACGGAAGGGCGGCCGCGACCGAGGCCCTGCTGAGCGAGTCCGAGATGCGAGTCGCGACACTGGCGGCGGGCGGCAACACCAACCGTGAGATCGCCGGCCGGCTCTGCGTCACCGTCAGCACGGTCGAACAGCATCTGACGCGGGTCTACCGCAAACTGAACATCACCCGCCGCAGGGAGCTGCCGACCCGTCTGCGACACCTCGCGGACCAGGCCAACTGA
- a CDS encoding ATP-binding cassette domain-containing protein, whose protein sequence is MIEVTDLTKRYGTTTVVEGLTFQVRTGRVTGFLGPNGAGKSTAMRMMLGLDRPTAGEVRIDGAPYQRLRDPLRTVGALLDARAVHPGRTALNHLRWLARSNRIPPRRVREVIELAGLRSAVRRRAGTFSLGMSQRLGIAAALLGDPAVLVLDEPVNGLDPEGVLWLRHLMRDLAAQGRTVFVSSHLMSEAALTVDHLVIIGRGRLLADTSMSEFIDRYTDVGVRVRTPEPRRLRDVLVGAGITVTDCSDGSLKVAAAAERIGELVAAHAVTVHEVTRKTVSLEEAFMRLTAAAVEYRAESPGGVRR, encoded by the coding sequence ATGATCGAAGTCACGGATCTGACCAAGCGCTACGGGACCACCACCGTTGTGGAGGGTCTTACCTTCCAGGTACGGACCGGTCGGGTGACCGGATTCCTTGGCCCCAACGGCGCCGGGAAGTCCACCGCGATGCGCATGATGCTGGGCCTGGACCGCCCGACGGCCGGCGAGGTACGCATCGACGGCGCGCCCTACCAGCGGCTCCGCGACCCGCTGCGGACGGTGGGGGCACTGCTCGACGCCAGGGCGGTGCACCCCGGCCGAACCGCGCTGAACCACTTGCGCTGGCTGGCCCGCAGCAACCGGATCCCGCCCCGCCGCGTCCGTGAGGTGATCGAGCTGGCGGGCCTGCGGAGCGCCGTGCGCCGGCGGGCGGGGACGTTCTCGCTGGGCATGAGTCAGCGGCTGGGAATCGCCGCGGCGCTGCTCGGCGACCCCGCCGTCCTGGTGCTCGACGAGCCGGTCAACGGGCTCGACCCGGAAGGCGTCCTGTGGCTGCGGCACCTCATGCGGGACCTGGCGGCACAGGGACGCACCGTCTTCGTGTCCAGCCATCTGATGAGCGAGGCGGCGCTCACCGTGGACCACCTCGTCATCATCGGCCGCGGTCGGCTCCTCGCGGACACCAGCATGAGCGAGTTCATCGACAGGTACACGGACGTGGGGGTGCGGGTGCGCACTCCGGAACCGCGGCGGCTGCGCGACGTGCTGGTCGGCGCGGGAATCACGGTCACCGACTGCTCCGACGGCAGCCTGAAGGTGGCCGCCGCCGCGGAGCGGATCGGCGAACTCGTCGCGGCGCACGCCGTGACGGTGCACGAGGTGACGCGGAAGACCGTGTCTCTCGAAGAGGCGTTCATGCGGCTGACCGCTGCCGCGGTCGAGTACCGGGCGGAGTCGCCGGGAGGAGTACGCCGATGA
- a CDS encoding ABC transporter permease has translation MTSNSPRAVLAAEWIKVWTVRSTSFTLLLAFVLSTGLGTVVAFSWRGHIERVVNFSPLFAGLYGVTLGQLALVVFGVLLVGSEYSSGSIRTSLSAVPRRGLLYGGKVLAGTLAALAGSTVTVIVTFAGAQAALGPYGITLTAHGVPAAVVGAIVYLTLICTLSMGIAAIVRSSAISLGVLLPLLFLGSQGLGNVPALKPVLQYLPDQAGLELMRIAGPPGDGRFGPDYGPSTALVILLAWTAAALTGGYLVLRRRDA, from the coding sequence ATGACCAGCAACTCGCCCCGAGCGGTTCTCGCCGCCGAGTGGATCAAGGTGTGGACCGTACGCTCGACCAGCTTCACCCTGCTGCTGGCCTTCGTGCTCAGCACCGGCCTCGGCACCGTTGTCGCGTTCAGCTGGCGTGGCCACATCGAGCGCGTCGTCAACTTCAGTCCGCTCTTCGCCGGCCTGTACGGCGTGACCCTCGGGCAGCTCGCCCTCGTTGTGTTCGGCGTCCTGCTCGTCGGCTCCGAGTACTCTTCCGGATCGATCCGGACGTCACTGTCCGCGGTGCCCCGGCGTGGGCTGCTCTACGGCGGCAAGGTACTGGCCGGCACACTGGCCGCCCTCGCCGGCTCGACGGTCACCGTGATCGTCACGTTCGCGGGGGCGCAGGCGGCCCTCGGCCCGTACGGCATCACGCTCACTGCGCACGGGGTCCCGGCTGCGGTGGTCGGCGCCATTGTCTACCTGACGCTGATCTGCACCTTGTCCATGGGGATCGCGGCCATCGTGCGCAGCTCGGCCATCTCGCTCGGCGTCCTTCTCCCGCTGCTGTTCCTCGGCTCCCAGGGACTCGGCAACGTCCCCGCCCTGAAGCCCGTCCTGCAGTACCTGCCCGACCAGGCCGGCCTGGAACTGATGCGTATTGCCGGACCTCCCGGCGACGGACGCTTCGGCCCCGACTACGGGCCCAGCACGGCTCTCGTCATCCTGCTGGCCTGGACTGCCGCCGCCCTGACCGGCGGCTACCTGGTCCTGCGCCGACGGGACGCCTGA